A window of Desulfovibrionales bacterium contains these coding sequences:
- a CDS encoding ATP-binding protein encodes MKHCKRKRVAHFEEICRALIDGTEDLIYILDRKGRYTFINPWMARFLSMDVEQIIGHSLLSFMPEVDAQEQIRLIDQIYAGTKSVKTEFTIRKGDGAFLFSANLVPIRDEKGDVCGVLGIARDITETRNFEKQLITTEKLASLGTLAAGVAHQINNPLSIILGFCDLLLEKTDPESLIHRDLRTIERHGLYCKKVVENLLGFARIAEGDEVSADVNHALEMILGIIDHTLLIHGITVERDLAPSLPLICGDTKQLQQVFLSLITNAVEAMKNGGALGISTGMDGSSYVFIRISDTGDGIDENCLDKIFDPFFTTKPEGEGTGLGLSVSYGIIQKYGGTISCESKTSKPSGTNFTIKLPIFRRSTRCQNGY; translated from the coding sequence ATGAAACACTGCAAACGAAAAAGAGTCGCCCACTTTGAAGAAATCTGTCGTGCCTTAATTGATGGGACAGAAGACCTGATCTATATTCTGGATCGCAAGGGCCGCTATACCTTTATCAATCCATGGATGGCCCGATTCCTTTCCATGGACGTCGAACAGATTATCGGCCACTCCCTTTTATCATTCATGCCGGAGGTGGATGCCCAGGAACAGATCAGGTTAATCGACCAGATATACGCCGGCACAAAGAGTGTCAAAACGGAATTTACTATCCGGAAAGGAGACGGCGCCTTCTTGTTCAGCGCCAACCTGGTACCCATCAGAGATGAAAAAGGAGATGTATGCGGCGTCCTGGGCATTGCCAGAGACATCACCGAGACCCGTAATTTTGAAAAACAACTGATAACCACCGAAAAACTCGCCTCGCTGGGCACGCTGGCCGCGGGAGTGGCTCACCAGATAAATAACCCCCTGTCGATTATCTTGGGCTTTTGTGATCTCTTGCTCGAAAAGACAGATCCGGAGAGTCTAATTCATCGGGACCTTCGGACTATTGAACGTCACGGGCTGTACTGTAAGAAGGTGGTGGAAAATCTTCTCGGCTTCGCACGCATTGCGGAAGGAGACGAGGTGTCGGCAGATGTCAACCATGCCCTGGAGATGATCCTGGGTATAATAGACCATACCCTGCTCATCCACGGCATTACTGTGGAGAGAGACCTCGCCCCTTCTCTTCCCCTGATCTGTGGAGACACCAAACAGCTTCAACAGGTTTTTCTGAGTCTGATCACCAATGCTGTTGAGGCTATGAAGAACGGGGGGGCGCTTGGCATCTCGACCGGGATGGACGGGTCTTCTTACGTCTTTATCCGTATTTCGGACACCGGGGATGGCATAGACGAAAACTGCCTGGATAAGATATTTGATCCCTTTTTCACCACTAAACCGGAAGGCGAAGGGACGGGATTGGGCCTTTCTGTAAGCTATGGAATTATACAAAAGTACGGCGGGACTATTTCCTGTGAAAGCAAAACAAGCAAGCCATCGGGGACTAACTTTACCATAAAGTTGCCTATATTCAGAAGGAGCACAAGATGTCAGAACGGATATTGA
- a CDS encoding sigma-54 dependent transcriptional regulator: protein MSERILIVDDESDMLELLRRIVEKNTAYEVLTCSNPLAVMDLLKENPCALVISDLKMPGMDGISTLEQVKQLDESTAVIIMTAFGTIETAIDAMRKGAFDYITKPFRKEKILVTIDKALEWHRLRTENERLKQKLEETMQYGTIIGSSPIMKQIYEKINQVAKTSATVLITGESGCGKELVARAIHAQSLRSNYKIVPVSCSALPESLIESELFGHLKGSFTGAIREHKGLIEEAENGTLFLDEIGDLSLLIQVKLLRVIQEGEFKKVGDSKITKANVRIISATHRNLLKMIKERTFREDLYYRLNVIHIHLPALRDRKEDIPILAHYFLAKYSSLNNKDIKGFSPGALAALKSDDWPGNIRQLENVIERAVILCSGNRLDTENLFSADSVSGLQETTDAVLTLPYKDARERSIEEFNRRYISYVLARHSGNVSRAAMESGLKRQYLHRLMRDYGIHSAGFKAAQE from the coding sequence ATGTCAGAACGGATATTGATCGTGGATGATGAGTCCGATATGCTGGAACTTCTCCGAAGGATTGTAGAGAAAAACACCGCCTATGAAGTCTTGACCTGCTCTAATCCGCTGGCCGTTATGGACTTACTGAAGGAGAACCCGTGTGCACTAGTCATTTCAGACCTTAAGATGCCGGGGATGGATGGCATTAGTACCCTCGAACAAGTCAAACAATTAGATGAAAGCACAGCGGTCATTATCATGACCGCTTTCGGTACGATCGAGACTGCAATTGACGCCATGCGCAAAGGTGCCTTTGACTATATCACCAAACCTTTCCGCAAGGAGAAGATTCTCGTCACCATTGACAAGGCCCTCGAATGGCACCGACTACGTACTGAAAACGAGCGCCTAAAGCAGAAACTCGAAGAAACTATGCAATATGGGACGATCATTGGATCGAGTCCGATTATGAAGCAGATTTATGAAAAAATCAACCAGGTTGCCAAGACATCCGCGACAGTCTTGATTACCGGGGAAAGTGGTTGTGGGAAAGAATTAGTGGCGAGAGCCATCCATGCCCAGAGCCTCCGTAGTAATTATAAAATTGTCCCTGTAAGCTGCTCCGCCCTCCCTGAGTCTTTGATTGAAAGTGAGCTTTTTGGACATCTGAAGGGGTCCTTTACCGGTGCGATAAGGGAACACAAGGGCCTGATCGAAGAAGCCGAAAACGGTACACTATTCCTGGACGAAATTGGTGACTTAAGTCTGCTTATCCAGGTCAAACTCCTTCGTGTTATCCAGGAAGGAGAATTCAAAAAGGTCGGTGATAGCAAGATCACTAAGGCCAACGTCCGCATCATATCGGCCACCCACCGGAACCTTCTAAAAATGATCAAGGAGAGAACCTTCCGGGAAGACCTCTATTACCGTCTTAATGTCATCCATATTCACCTGCCTGCGCTACGCGACCGCAAGGAAGACATCCCTATCCTCGCCCACTATTTCCTGGCTAAATACAGCAGCCTCAATAACAAGGACATCAAGGGCTTCTCTCCGGGGGCGCTTGCCGCTTTAAAGTCAGATGACTGGCCCGGCAATATCAGACAACTGGAAAATGTGATCGAAAGGGCTGTGATACTCTGTTCAGGCAACCGGCTCGACACGGAAAATCTGTTTTCCGCCGATTCCGTCTCAGGGCTGCAAGAAACCACAGACGCGGTTCTTACCCTTCCATACAAGGATGCCCGGGAAAGATCGATCGAAGAATTTAATCGCCGCTATATTTCCTACGTCCTGGCCCGGCATTCGGGCAACGTATCCCGGGCTGCCATGGAATCCGGATTAAAACGGCAGTACCTGCACCGCCTTATGAGAGACTACGGCATCCATTCGGCCGGTTTTAAGGCCGCGCAAGAATAA
- a CDS encoding CBS domain-containing protein produces MYLGFVMMAQVLNMEAGRWERDYQMVEKRMREIMSEDFLTTAKSQTLPEAIKMLCSARGKRVVPGAVVVFDQNQSFWGLLTLECVLESVRPSFMKSSNQRGVVTWNGILLESCQKLAGLKVEDVADKEVPRLEPEDRLIKVIHLFLKTNRRELPVLEDDTVVGLVDVSRIIQEINELITKFCQGR; encoded by the coding sequence ATGTATCTTGGTTTTGTCATGATGGCACAGGTGTTGAATATGGAAGCGGGCAGATGGGAAAGGGACTACCAGATGGTTGAAAAACGTATGCGGGAGATTATGTCGGAAGATTTTTTGACTACTGCTAAATCTCAGACTCTCCCGGAAGCGATTAAAATGCTTTGTAGCGCCCGCGGGAAGCGTGTTGTGCCCGGGGCCGTTGTTGTTTTTGACCAGAATCAATCTTTCTGGGGGCTGCTTACCCTGGAATGTGTTCTTGAAAGCGTACGCCCGTCTTTTATGAAAAGTTCAAACCAGCGGGGTGTGGTAACGTGGAACGGTATTTTGCTGGAGTCATGCCAGAAACTGGCCGGGCTTAAAGTAGAAGATGTGGCAGATAAGGAAGTCCCCCGGCTTGAACCTGAGGACAGATTGATTAAGGTTATCCACCTGTTTCTCAAAACCAACCGCCGGGAATTACCCGTATTAGAGGACGATACCGTAGTGGGCCTGGTGGATGTGAGCAGGATAATCCAGGAGATTAATGAGCTGATTACCAAATTTTGTCAGGGGAGATGA
- a CDS encoding response regulator — MIPRILIADRQTEILELFTRILEGDSSVSCYTSDDNEDLVRQIREVSFAIMLLDVQMVLYNNFALLRTIREISPATTILIMGYLEELEAMKKGVNCGASGYIIKPVMARDLRKEVGKCLLSPTPRRAEPPAGQVST; from the coding sequence TTGATCCCACGGATACTTATCGCCGACAGACAGACGGAGATTCTGGAACTCTTTACAAGGATACTGGAGGGAGACAGTTCTGTCTCATGTTACACAAGTGACGACAATGAGGATTTGGTTCGTCAAATCCGGGAGGTATCCTTTGCCATCATGCTGCTTGATGTCCAGATGGTTCTCTACAATAACTTTGCACTCCTGAGAACGATACGGGAGATATCTCCGGCAACAACGATCTTGATCATGGGATATCTGGAGGAGCTGGAAGCCATGAAGAAGGGGGTCAATTGCGGGGCCTCCGGGTATATTATCAAGCCGGTCATGGCTAGGGACCTCCGCAAGGAGGTAGGGAAATGCCTCCTCTCTCCCACGCCAAGAAGGGCAGAACCACCGGCAGGGCAGGTTAGCACGTAA
- a CDS encoding sulfite exporter TauE/SafE family protein, whose protein sequence is MKLFKTIYQALVMASAAHARWDYEASMSILKNRKKLLILIALSLPILAVMVTSAADLPHILGGKKAYAPATYTTTIFLSSIAIGLIAGLITGCIGAGGGFVIAPALMSAGIKGITAVGTDLFHIFAKAIMGTAVHKKLGNVSTGLAVAFVFGSIFGVLGGGVINRALYNMNPLISDTFISIIYAVLLGFLGIYAMLDFVKASKKGDEGGAHGGGPVGELTGLPVRMQSIKIPPMIAFDEDVVPGGRKLSFWIVAIMGSFVGLVAAIMGVGGGFLTFPIFVYMLGVSSFTTVGTDILQIIMTAGFASISQYAIYGFVFYTLAMGMLLGSLIGIQVGALTTKVVRGIYIRAFYAMAVLAGFFNRLFALPKKFNELGWIDIAKSTASMFDTIGIILFFIVVTTFGVFVFGKFFGNLKELRGEG, encoded by the coding sequence ATGAAACTATTCAAAACAATTTATCAGGCGTTAGTTATGGCATCCGCCGCGCACGCCAGATGGGACTATGAAGCATCTATGTCCATCCTGAAAAACAGGAAAAAGTTACTGATATTAATTGCTCTCTCGCTGCCGATCCTGGCCGTAATGGTGACCTCGGCGGCAGACCTTCCGCACATCCTGGGCGGCAAGAAGGCCTATGCCCCGGCCACCTATACGACTACTATTTTTCTGTCCTCGATAGCCATCGGCCTCATCGCCGGACTGATTACGGGTTGCATCGGCGCAGGAGGCGGCTTTGTTATCGCCCCGGCCCTGATGAGCGCCGGTATCAAGGGTATCACGGCGGTGGGTACGGACCTCTTCCACATCTTTGCCAAGGCCATCATGGGGACGGCCGTACACAAGAAACTCGGCAACGTCTCCACCGGGCTGGCCGTGGCCTTTGTCTTTGGCTCTATCTTTGGCGTCCTGGGCGGCGGAGTTATCAACCGGGCCCTCTATAACATGAACCCCCTTATCAGTGATACCTTCATCAGTATTATCTATGCCGTGCTGTTAGGCTTCCTGGGTATCTATGCCATGCTGGACTTTGTGAAAGCCAGCAAGAAAGGCGACGAGGGTGGGGCCCACGGCGGTGGCCCGGTTGGCGAGTTGACCGGTCTGCCTGTAAGGATGCAATCCATAAAGATCCCGCCCATGATCGCCTTTGACGAGGATGTAGTCCCGGGCGGAAGAAAACTATCTTTTTGGATAGTCGCCATTATGGGGTCCTTTGTCGGTTTGGTGGCGGCCATCATGGGTGTCGGCGGCGGCTTTCTGACCTTTCCGATATTTGTCTACATGCTCGGTGTGTCTTCATTTACCACGGTGGGTACTGATATTCTTCAGATCATCATGACCGCCGGCTTTGCCTCTATCTCGCAATATGCCATCTATGGCTTTGTCTTCTACACCCTGGCCATGGGGATGCTCCTCGGCTCCCTTATCGGCATCCAGGTCGGGGCGTTGACGACCAAGGTGGTGCGCGGCATCTATATCCGGGCCTTTTATGCCATGGCCGTGTTGGCCGGTTTCTTCAACCGGCTCTTTGCCCTTCCGAAGAAATTCAACGAATTAGGATGGATCGATATAGCCAAATCGACCGCCAGTATGTTCGACACCATCGGCATCATCCTGTTCTTTATAGTGGTGACGACCTTCGGCGTGTTTGTCTTTGGCAAATTCTTCGGAAACCTTAAAGAACTGAGAGGGGAGGGATAA